AAAATATTACAAAATAATATTGAAAATACAACTAAATCATAAACCAAAATATAGAATTCTTGAAATCATAGTCTTGAATATTTATGTTTTTAGGCCAACTATCAAATGAATCTTTGAACTTTAAATCATAGCAACAAAATTGCGCTGGCTTGTTATCATCTCCAATTGATAAGCCATAATAAATATATATGTTTCATCGCCCAAATATACATTACAACAATTTCTTGATAAAAAATACAATAAAGAATAAAAACTTAAATAGATGCATCTTGAATAAGAAGAGACTTGACTCATGTTGCACTATCTCAAAGAAGATCTAGTAATCACATGGAATATTATTTTTGGGCCAACATCAATATAGATGCTGAAGGAATCAAATGACATCAAGTCGTTTTTTCTTCTTCGTAAAACAGCTTGTTAAGACTTAAAATCATCATCAACAATGAGTACAAAAGATCTCTCATCCACTTTCTCATCATAAAACTTGATTGCAACCTCAACCAAATCAAGATGAACATTCCAAAAGGATGTAGATGACATAAAGTTGTTGCATGAAGGTAAATGTACAGAACAATTCACTTTCTTAGAAGTCGATCACGTATGTATATAAAAAGGGGAAGAAGCCTATTCAGAAACAAAGTAACCATCACCACGTCAGGGTAAAAAAAGACCATCACTATTTCAACTGAATCTCGATGAAAAATATCAGTTTGTATTTTAATAGTTTGTTTTATTGTTACTTGGAATAGAGTATCAATCCCAAAAAATGAAATAAAAAGAGAAGAAAACCATTTATGAAAAAAAAATACCATCACAATTTGATGCAGCAACATCGTTACCTTTGGCGCCAACATAACCGAAGTTACAAGATTCAAATCGTTTTGGTTTTAGTTATTTCCTTTTCATTATGTCGGTGTTTCTTGTTTCTTTTCCTTATTAGATTATGTTTATACGATCCTTTTCCTAATGGTATTGTCATGAGGAAGGGGTTATATAAACATATAATGAGCTTTCTTTGGAAGATTTACATTTGATAATAAACTTAGAGCTTTTTGGCTTTTAAATTACCTTGTGCGACTCGATTAAATTGGTCTCTCAGGAAGTTGGTCTCAAGAAGCTATTGAAATAAACTTTTGATCGATCCAAGAACAGGTCTCGAAGAACCCTAGAGTTCATAGATCGACCATTCACCCATTCGTAAATCCAAAAGTCTCAGAACAAGTGGTGAAGCTTATTAATGGTAATCATAATACTTGGCTACTTGCTTACTCCCCACAGCTACTAGTGGGTTTACGGCCTTAAAATTACCAGACTTTTGGATCTCCTTGTTGTTTCCACCGAATTTGAATATTTATTCTGTTTAATTTTCAAAGTCAGTGACAGAGAGAAATCTCGTTTACTTCACTGATCGCGCGTAGGTCACCGACAAAGAGCAGCTGCTGCTATAAAAGACTTTTTAAGGAAATATTTAGCTCCTTGAAAACGTTCCGGAGGAAAACTCTGATACTACCCCCACTGGGCCTGTTTTTGCTTGTTTACGTTTTAGCTCATATTGATCATGTGAGTCTTGAGAGATTTGAGTTTTTCTTGTTCGTTTCCTTATAAAAGTTGTATAATAGGGGTGGGGGTTCGGTACCCCGTTCGGGTTCGGATCGGATATTTTCGATATTCGGGTATTTCGGTATAGAGTATAAAATCAGTTCGGTTATTTTCTAATTTTGGGCCGAGTTCAATTATTTTCACTTCGGGTTCAGATAATTTCGGATATATCCGACCTCCAAACATAAAAAATAATAATTTGAAATGCATGTTCTGTTTTGTCTTTAAATCATTCCTGATAATATAAATAGTCTAAAACACATGAAATGAGAACAAAACAACAATAGTCCGTCCAAAAACATAGTGAAAACATCAACAAAAGTTTCTAGATTAAGCAAACAAACCGAAACAAACTAAAAGAGTTTCTACTTCCAAACATAGATGATGATACAAACCAAATTAAAGGCTTCCTTGTATCCTTCACACTGTAAGTAACTAAAAAAAACCAGATTTGTCAAGTTATAAAACTGAACAATAAGCACAAGTGAATTCATGTAACTTTTGTAATACCTTCAAAGCCGAACAATAATTTGATTTGTTCTTCTATTCATCCTAACGTGTTGCAGGTTCATATTCTACAATATTTTATTAAAACAATAAAAAAAGTCGTTGACTTATACAACAAGAGAAAACAAAACACAAAATAGTAAATATACAAACTTCTCTGAAGCTTATCCTCTGCTTCAACTTCTGCAAGTATTTGAGCATTTATTAGAATCTGTGATTCTAGTTTAAGGTCATGTTTCAGCCACTGCTCTGTACACATCAAAACCTCCACCATGTAGTGAGTCAAACAACTCCTATATAGTTCTATTATCCTGCCACCTGAGTGCTGAATGCACTTTCAGATGCAACTGATGAAACTTGCATAGCGAATACATCTCGAGCAATTTGTGAAAGAATTGGATACTTTCCACCAAGAAAGCACATCATAAACTATGCTTTCGAAGGTTATTTGCATTTTTCTTTCTAACTGTCATGGAGATCTTGGACTTCATCATCCAGGTTAGAGTGCATTAGCATAAGATCTTACATCTTCTATGGTTTAACTTTTCTTAATTTGTTTTAATCGTTATTGCCTGCTTTGGTTTGTTATTTGTTATCTATGGATGTCCTGTACTCCTCCTGTCCAAGCTACTTGATGAAGCTGCATGAGGGCGGTTTGGGGCTGCGGAACTTGACTGAAGCAAATAAAGTATGTTGTCTGAAACTACTTTGGCGTACAGGATCAAAACACCCATCTTTGTGGATAAAAGAGATACGATCCACGCAAACTTTCTGAAAGGGAAGTATTTCTTGTCTACACAGCAAAATACAACCTCTGGATCATGGATGTGGCGAAAAATAGAGGTCATAAGGGGATCATTGATCTAGGAATTGGAAAGAGAATGCCACCATTTCAGAAGCTTGGGACAAACGATGTAGACGGAGACATCGCTCCGAATTTCAATCTGAGATAGAGGTGCATTTACACACTCTGAAGAAAAAGAGAATGTGAAATAGAGGAAGTCTTCTATTGGAAGAGAAAGAGGGATGTCTATAAAAAATACTTCCCGTACACGAGATACATGGAGCCATATCAGACATGATAAACCAAGGTCAACTGGAGACCATGAATCTGGTTCAGTCATGGTACCTAAATATTTATTCTGCACTTGGTTAGCACTGATGAATAGATTGATAACTTGGAATACATGAGTCACAGCCTCTTGTCCGCTTTGCGACCACCCACTCCAAAGCCGAGACCACTTATTTTTCGGTGAAAATACTCTGCAGAGATATGGAAACAGCTCACAAAGAAGTTGCTTTAAATCAACTACTCAACTGACTGACACACCTTCGTAGACTACATCTCGGATAAAACCCATGACAGAGTCTATGGGTTTCTAGTTCGTTATTTCTTTCAGCTCGGAATGCACGTTGTCATGGTAATCAGCCAACAACCGCAACAAGACTGATCAAATACATCGTCAAACAAATCCCCTTACATCTCCTAACCATTCAAGGGTTGGGTGGCAGAAGATATGAGACAGGTCTCCGCAAATGTTTGGTGGCAATGGAATGAATACTCTACTTTTATTTATGTTCAAAGTTTCAGTAAAATTTTCAGAAAAGCTTTTTCTGATATGCAGCCATGCTCATGCACTTTTTAAAAAACAAATCATTTTTCTGGAACATTTGCTAAAAACAACCTAAATATTCAAGTCAAACCTAAAAGTGTACCCTACTTTCAGTCAAATGTAAAGCCAACCTAAAGGGATAGTGAAAGTACTATTTAACCATTATGACCAAACAAAAAAACAGAGGAAAAATTGGCAAATTGGGCAAATTGCAAGTTTGATATTAGGGAGTTGGGCGACCTCAAGTTTAAATTAGCAAATTGGACGAATCGCCTTTTCCAGACTTGTGAAATGTCGACAGAGGGCGCGCGTGGTTCTTGATATTACGACCGTGTCACCTCTTGATTTTTTATTTAAAAATAAAAAAAGACCTAATGAAAGAATTAAAAAAGAAGGAAATTAGAAAAACAAAAACATCCCTTATATCAAAATATACCAGAACCACCTCTAAACAGCTGCAATTGAGAACCAAACATAAGAAGAATCCCACATAAGAACCACTCTCGACTGTACCCAGATCGGCATGGTATCCCCCTCCAGCGTAACGCCCTCGAGGAGGGTGACTCGTAGTCAATGCGCCAGTGATAGAGAAGCAAATCCCAAGAAAATTCCCCGACTAGGCAAAACTGCGTCTCGTTATGCAGGTATCTCCTTTCGCTAAGCTTCGCTGTGAAATTCTTTGGAAAAAGTTTTTAAAAATAAAGTGTTGGGTAAATGTCTGGATTTGCTCATTGTATTTCAGTATCTAGCACGGAGTCCGAACTAGAGGAACCTGCATCCACCGACCAAGAAGAAGCTGCATCCACTGAACAAGACGAAGCTGCATCCACCGAGCCGGAATTTATTGTCACCACGCCGACTTTCCCGGAAAGACTGTTCGCACGTAATTGCTATCCTGGCAAACCTCGACTGAACATCTATTCAAAGGCGAGTATCATTGGATCGTTAGTGAAGTTGCTAAGAGGCTCCCCTGAAATGAATTGTCTGCTAGGAAGTCAGTTTGGAGCTCTGTTCCACTTACCTGTATCGCGCTGCTCAAACTCTGCGAAACTTGTACATTCTCTCCTCAGCCGTCAGCTGGTTACGATGCGCCTATATGAGCTCTGGTTCTTGTTTGTAGACAAGCCACTACGCTTTTCTCTGCGTGAGTTCGGAGACATCACGAGGCTGAAATGCGAGCCTTAAAGGGAAAAATTTGGAAACGGGTCAGAATCTATCGATGCCACACCTGGACGTATGTGGAAAAAGTTGTTTGAAACTGAAGATGAAGACGTTACTGTACCAGATGTTCTTCGTATGCTTGAACAGCCTAGTCTTCCTGAGTGGAAGCGGTTGCCACTAGCTCTCATTGCGCTTGTAGATGGGCTCCTGGTTTGTGGTCATAAACTTCTTCGTGTGACGCCTGCTTAAGTCGAGATGCTGAAAGACACCAGATCATTTCTTCAATATCCATGGGGGAGAGAGGCATTCATCAGCACTCTGTCTAGATTGACACCACCTCAACCTTCTGATCCTTCTAAAATGGATAAATCCCTTTCGGTCATGCGCCTTCGTTTGAAACAGCAGTCAACAGCGTGTTATGGGTTCCCTCTGGCGCTGCAACTTTTTACTTTTAAATCTATCCCCTCATTGCTTGAGAAAATTCCCAAACCTAATAAAACCACTTCTTTCTTGCAAGAACCAGAAGG
The DNA window shown above is from Brassica oleracea var. oleracea cultivar TO1000 chromosome C3, BOL, whole genome shotgun sequence and carries:
- the LOC106334166 gene encoding uncharacterized protein LOC106334166; protein product: MVSPSSVTPSRRVTRSQCASDREANPKKIPRLGKTASRYAVSSTESELEEPASTDQEEAASTEQDEAASTEPEFIVTTPTFPERLFARNCYPGKPRLNIYSKASIIGSLVKLLRGSPEMNCLLGSQFGALFHLPVSRCSNSAKLVHSLLSRQLVTMRLYELWFLFVDKPLRFSLREFGDITRLKCEP